A stretch of the Nitratireductor thuwali genome encodes the following:
- a CDS encoding DUF3008 family protein — protein sequence MPARSKAQQKAAGAALAAKRGEMKKSELKGASKDMVESMTEKELEDLAETKRKDLPPKKD from the coding sequence ATGCCGGCACGCTCGAAAGCGCAGCAAAAAGCCGCGGGCGCCGCACTTGCGGCCAAGCGCGGCGAGATGAAGAAGTCCGAATTGAAGGGTGCTTCCAAGGACATGGTCGAATCGATGACGGAGAAAGAACTCGAAGACCTGGCCGAAACCAAGCGCAAGGATCTGCCGCCCAAGAAGGACTGA